In the Nitrospirales bacterium LBB_01 genome, one interval contains:
- a CDS encoding AAA family ATPase, giving the protein MKEVYMIAGPNGCGKTTIAHKLLGSLALPFINADEIEKDIRSEKSESVRFQAGKLFFQQMDEYIRHNRSFVIETTFSGKNLSRISKLKANGYKIKTIFVFVETPEIAKQRIKERVRLGGHNIPDDDVTRRFYRSKNNFWHIYKIYLMNGK; this is encoded by the coding sequence ATGAAAGAGGTTTACATGATAGCAGGCCCAAATGGATGCGGTAAGACAACAATTGCACATAAGCTACTGGGTTCATTAGCTCTGCCTTTTATAAACGCTGATGAGATAGAAAAGGATATACGCAGCGAAAAATCAGAAAGTGTCAGATTTCAAGCCGGTAAGCTGTTTTTTCAGCAGATGGATGAATATATCAGGCACAACCGGTCTTTTGTTATTGAAACAACATTCTCCGGCAAAAATTTATCAAGGATTAGTAAACTCAAAGCGAATGGTTACAAGATAAAAACAATATTTGTTTTTGTAGAGACTCCTGAGATAGCCAAACAGAGAATTAAGGAAAGAGTCAGGCTTGGCGGACATAACATCCCTGATGATGATGTAACCAGAAGATTTTATAGAAGTAAGAATAATTTTTGGCATATTTACAAAATTTATCTGATGAATGGCAAATAG
- the cysE gene encoding serine O-acetyltransferase, whose product MFLEIREDFRSLLQKDPAVKGVLDIILNHSGFHAVVIYRIVHGLYNIGLVLLARFISTAGRFLTGVEIHPAARIAPGFVIDHGMGVVIGETTEIGQGCLIYQGVTLGGTGKERGKRHPTLGKYVVVGAGAKVLGPIEIGDFVKIGANSVVLNSVPAHSIVVGVPGKVVKDKQHIESELTDALDHNYLPDPVERRLYAMEQLIYELQKKLESKKDGIGEK is encoded by the coding sequence ATATTTCTGGAAATAAGAGAAGACTTTAGGTCGCTTTTGCAAAAAGACCCTGCCGTTAAGGGTGTTTTAGACATAATTTTGAATCACTCAGGATTCCATGCAGTTGTTATCTACAGGATAGTCCACGGGTTGTATAACATAGGGCTTGTGCTGTTAGCGAGGTTTATATCTACGGCAGGAAGGTTTCTGACGGGAGTGGAAATTCATCCTGCTGCTCGTATTGCTCCCGGATTTGTAATAGATCACGGCATGGGGGTTGTGATAGGGGAGACAACTGAGATTGGACAGGGGTGTCTGATTTATCAGGGGGTGACACTGGGAGGAACCGGTAAGGAGCGTGGAAAGCGCCATCCGACACTTGGCAAATACGTGGTGGTAGGGGCCGGAGCAAAAGTGCTTGGGCCAATTGAGATAGGGGATTTTGTTAAAATCGGAGCAAACTCCGTTGTGCTGAACTCTGTCCCTGCGCATAGTATTGTGGTTGGAGTGCCCGGAAAAGTTGTTAAAGATAAGCAACATATTGAAAGTGAATTAACGGATGCCCTTGACCACAACTATTTACCTGATCCGGTAGAAAGGAGACTTTACGCTATGGAGCAGTTAATCTATGAACTCCAAAAAAAACTTGAATCAAAAAAAGATGGGATTGGTGAAAAATGA
- a CDS encoding cysteine--tRNA ligase → MKLYNTKTGKKEPLIPLDGNRINIYVCGVTVYDLCHAGHARSAIVFDVLNRYLKYRGFSVTFVKNFTDIDDKIINRAKELGIPWQEVTERFTRAYYEDMSALGVGSADIEPKATEHIEEIKTIIAGLIDKGFAYEMEGDVYFEVDKFSGYGNLSKRDLDSMEAGARVAVNEKKRSPNDFALWKASKPDEPSWESPWGPGRPGWHIECSAMSMKYLGTTFDIHGGGADLIFPHHENEIAQSEAYSGKPFVNCWVHNGFITIDKEKMSKSLNNFFTIRDILTDFDAEVLRVFMISTHYRSPIEFSPAQLTQTEASIDRYYCTVSRITEFLNSPSKKEKPSGIEEEFNSFILATKTNFNEAMDDDLNSALAVGHVFELIREINRYLDKKPSGSQANELVTFALNTLNEIKGVLNIFQKTPQEWYRSLIRTRKIEITEDSISNLINERQKVRKDKDFAKADEIRKELEEKGIILEDKPDGTNWRVKI, encoded by the coding sequence ATGAAACTCTATAACACAAAAACCGGTAAAAAAGAACCACTCATACCGTTAGACGGAAACCGGATAAACATATACGTTTGCGGGGTTACGGTCTATGACCTTTGTCATGCCGGACACGCTCGGAGCGCCATTGTGTTTGACGTTCTCAACCGATATTTAAAGTACAGGGGATTTAGTGTTACGTTTGTTAAAAACTTTACCGATATAGATGATAAAATCATAAACAGAGCAAAAGAGCTTGGCATTCCCTGGCAAGAAGTAACCGAGAGATTCACAAGAGCTTACTATGAGGATATGTCGGCACTAGGGGTTGGGAGCGCCGATATTGAACCAAAAGCGACAGAGCACATTGAGGAGATTAAGACAATAATCGCTGGATTGATAGACAAAGGGTTTGCCTATGAGATGGAAGGGGATGTTTATTTTGAAGTAGATAAGTTTTCGGGGTATGGTAATTTGTCAAAACGGGATTTAGACTCAATGGAGGCAGGGGCGCGTGTTGCCGTAAACGAAAAGAAGCGAAGTCCGAACGATTTTGCCCTGTGGAAAGCCTCTAAACCTGATGAGCCCTCGTGGGAGAGTCCGTGGGGGCCGGGGCGCCCCGGTTGGCATATTGAATGCAGCGCCATGTCTATGAAGTACCTTGGAACAACTTTTGATATTCACGGAGGCGGCGCAGATTTGATTTTTCCTCACCATGAAAACGAAATTGCCCAATCAGAGGCTTATAGCGGAAAACCGTTTGTTAACTGCTGGGTTCACAACGGTTTTATAACTATTGACAAAGAAAAAATGTCAAAATCACTCAATAACTTTTTTACAATCCGCGACATACTTACCGACTTTGACGCCGAGGTTTTAAGGGTATTTATGATTTCAACCCATTACAGAAGCCCGATAGAGTTTTCACCGGCTCAGCTTACCCAAACCGAGGCCTCCATAGACAGATACTATTGTACAGTGTCACGAATTACAGAATTTCTAAATTCTCCTTCAAAAAAGGAAAAACCATCTGGAATTGAAGAAGAGTTTAATAGTTTTATCTTAGCAACGAAAACCAATTTTAATGAGGCTATGGACGATGACCTTAACAGCGCCCTTGCTGTTGGTCACGTGTTTGAGCTGATTCGTGAAATTAACCGCTATCTTGATAAGAAACCATCGGGCAGCCAGGCTAATGAGCTTGTGACCTTTGCCCTTAATACACTCAATGAGATAAAGGGCGTTTTGAACATCTTTCAAAAGACGCCGCAAGAGTGGTATCGCTCCCTTATAAGGACAAGGAAAATAGAAATTACAGAGGACTCAATAAGTAATTTAATAAATGAGCGGCAAAAAGTCAGAAAAGACAAGGATTTTGCCAAAGCAGATGAGATACGAAAAGAGCTTGAGGAAAAGGGCATAATACTTGAGGATAAACCTGACGGCACCAACTGGAGAGTTAAAATTTAA
- a CDS encoding ParA family protein, protein MDTFDERSDVPIIAFFGTKGGVGKTTITSRFAEFVSYSVNSPNILMIDFDVDHRGLTVLCSRGRGFSCKTIHEYVKDGITSLDSAIDVTEEKRLTSGGKLYLIPSAHADSKLTFRVTADLNYNDLVNTIIELIKEAVSRYDIGCVVIDCGPVINPYTAAAAHIADHAFIIGQNEPISYEALSNYSHKIREFFDEFNSSKMAVILNKVRGSVKEGHGIFAVIPFTLEVVDISEGLDNVDTIRVVLFESYIQAIVVKIFHKIYSGPHCQDHFLVDLRYSPLRGYLVC, encoded by the coding sequence ATGGATACTTTTGATGAGAGAAGTGATGTCCCTATAATTGCTTTTTTTGGTACGAAAGGCGGTGTTGGTAAAACAACTATTACTTCACGCTTTGCAGAATTTGTCTCGTATAGTGTTAACAGTCCAAACATTTTAATGATAGACTTTGACGTTGATCATCGTGGATTGACAGTTTTATGTAGTCGTGGGCGTGGCTTTTCTTGTAAAACCATTCATGAATATGTAAAGGACGGGATAACCTCCTTAGACAGTGCAATAGACGTAACAGAAGAAAAAAGATTAACCTCCGGAGGTAAGTTATATCTTATTCCTTCAGCACACGCTGATTCTAAATTAACTTTCAGAGTAACAGCAGATTTAAATTATAATGATTTGGTAAATACAATAATAGAACTTATAAAGGAGGCAGTAAGTAGATATGATATTGGTTGTGTTGTCATTGATTGTGGTCCGGTAATAAATCCATATACCGCAGCAGCAGCACATATTGCTGACCATGCCTTTATAATAGGCCAAAATGAGCCTATCTCCTATGAAGCACTTTCCAACTACTCACACAAAATTCGCGAGTTCTTTGACGAATTTAATTCTTCTAAGATGGCAGTTATTTTAAACAAGGTTAGAGGCTCTGTAAAAGAAGGACATGGTATATTTGCAGTTATTCCTTTCACATTAGAAGTTGTTGATATATCAGAGGGATTGGACAATGTTGATACTATAAGGGTGGTTCTTTTTGAAAGTTATATCCAGGCTATAGTTGTAAAAATATTTCACAAAATATATAGTGGACCCCATTGTCAAGACCACTTTTTAGTGGACTTAAGGTATAGCCCTCTAAGAGGGTATTTAGTCTGTTAG
- a CDS encoding TIGR04372 family glycosyltransferase, giving the protein MPAVKYLTENGYHVVGTGETDHRVFSGIKGYYSFENLKISYDMINLFSLMSCFLFIGQNSGPFFLSTSCTIPCLLTDTAPHCEGPVEADDIILYKTLCLNGKPLSLVEIYRKHEDLAFWRYQGNDGLTLESNTETEILEAVKETIARINGTLVMSEEDELLCEKFRELPSKEMPLSYTGNRTSLHILRQIKEELLAVPPK; this is encoded by the coding sequence GTGCCCGCCGTTAAATATCTTACGGAAAATGGGTACCACGTTGTTGGCACAGGGGAGACTGACCACAGAGTGTTTTCAGGGATAAAGGGTTATTATTCATTTGAAAATTTAAAGATATCATACGATATGATTAATCTGTTCTCTTTGATGTCCTGTTTCTTATTTATAGGCCAGAATTCAGGTCCGTTTTTTTTGTCAACCAGTTGCACAATCCCATGTCTTTTAACCGATACTGCTCCACACTGTGAGGGTCCTGTAGAGGCCGATGATATCATTTTATACAAGACACTGTGTCTCAACGGCAAACCACTGTCCCTTGTTGAGATATATCGTAAACATGAGGATTTAGCTTTTTGGCGTTATCAGGGTAATGATGGCCTTACATTAGAGTCAAACACGGAAACGGAAATCCTTGAGGCAGTGAAAGAAACAATAGCCCGAATCAACGGTACGCTGGTAATGAGTGAGGAGGATGAGCTTCTTTGTGAAAAATTCAGGGAGCTGCCCTCAAAGGAAATGCCTCTGTCATATACCGGCAACAGGACGTCGTTACATATTTTGCGGCAGATAAAAGAGGAGCTTTTAGCCGTACCGCCAAAATAA
- a CDS encoding FkbM family methyltransferase, which produces MDSRLSLHHIGARAGSQVFPVSGCFAKDMVSVLYDADAECLSQVSKSNKETDAEVYIMPFCIGDQCKQTIFNLKYALFGSTLKTTNPAYKNFYTFHCMDKIRSEIMETMEQRSVELVTLDSLYYENSAETIPPPDFLSIDAEGAAYDILSGATHVLQNTLAIEVEAEFHCLHKDQKLFGDIAGLLNGHGFYFVKFTSLHGPFSPFRAPVGLRGDGFTVVSDSLFLKNKDTLIDPVKPIDSIVALYKLAFISISYNQFEYALSCLNTIKTLNCKDLPESLTTTNYYRFLKHLEEQAEKMPLSYPHTYRDIYPSFAASKARFEVKTERSKGETDSLSAQASVAKSGNAVKSSLLRLRKPILNIILSPMFLKVRFFLCKLFGMYSPVEKVLLNYGLMEQSDLIMKKRIEQSFFIATDVNRLETVLSKLGFPKKLTSKIKNYFSPY; this is translated from the coding sequence ATGGATAGTCGTTTATCGTTACATCACATTGGAGCAAGAGCAGGCTCTCAGGTGTTTCCGGTCAGTGGCTGCTTTGCAAAAGATATGGTAAGTGTGCTTTACGATGCAGATGCTGAGTGTCTTTCCCAGGTCAGTAAAAGTAACAAAGAAACCGATGCTGAAGTATATATAATGCCGTTTTGTATTGGGGATCAGTGTAAACAGACAATATTTAATCTGAAATATGCCTTGTTTGGAAGTACATTAAAAACAACAAATCCAGCTTATAAAAATTTTTATACTTTTCATTGTATGGATAAGATTCGTTCAGAGATTATGGAAACTATGGAACAGCGCTCTGTTGAACTTGTGACGCTGGATTCTCTGTATTATGAAAACTCGGCGGAAACTATACCGCCCCCGGATTTTCTTTCTATTGATGCAGAGGGAGCCGCCTATGATATTTTATCGGGGGCAACGCACGTTTTACAAAACACGTTGGCAATAGAAGTAGAGGCGGAGTTTCACTGTTTGCATAAAGATCAAAAACTCTTTGGCGATATTGCCGGCTTGTTAAACGGCCACGGTTTTTATTTTGTAAAGTTCACATCCTTGCATGGCCCCTTCTCACCTTTCAGAGCGCCTGTTGGACTAAGAGGCGATGGATTTACTGTGGTTTCCGACTCCCTGTTTCTAAAAAACAAAGACACACTGATAGATCCGGTAAAGCCCATCGATTCAATTGTTGCACTCTATAAACTTGCGTTTATATCCATATCCTATAACCAGTTTGAATATGCGCTTTCGTGTCTTAACACTATAAAAACTCTGAATTGTAAAGACTTGCCGGAGAGTTTAACCACAACAAATTACTACCGGTTTTTGAAACACCTTGAGGAGCAGGCAGAAAAAATGCCATTGTCATATCCACACACATACAGGGATATTTATCCTTCTTTTGCGGCAAGCAAAGCTCGTTTTGAAGTTAAGACCGAACGTAGTAAAGGGGAGACTGACAGCTTGAGTGCTCAGGCGTCTGTAGCAAAATCCGGTAATGCCGTTAAATCTTCTTTGTTGCGCTTAAGAAAACCAATCTTAAATATTATACTGAGTCCTATGTTTTTAAAGGTTAGATTTTTTCTCTGCAAGCTGTTTGGGATGTATTCGCCTGTTGAAAAAGTTTTGTTAAATTATGGCTTAATGGAGCAGTCTGATCTTATTATGAAAAAGAGAATCGAACAGTCCTTTTTTATAGCTACAGATGTAAACAGGTTAGAGACGGTATTGTCTAAACTCGGATTTCCAAAAAAATTGACATCTAAAATTAAAAACTATTTCTCCCCGTATTAA
- a CDS encoding radical SAM protein: MSRLYTKMKIFHFKEKLDSLPIERPEILPPIHIRIKPTNVCNHNCRYCAYKADNLQLGKDMNRRDFIARDKMLEIIHDIIDMGVKAVTFSGGGEPLVYPYITEAALTLAASGVKIATLTNGANLMGETAEVFAQSATWVRVSMDGYDDESYSRYRGVKHGEFTKIMRNLRDFKKLGGKCYLGVSFIVDKDNCSKVYAFTEKLREVGVDSVKVSPCIVSNEGAENNAYHKPFFELVKEQVARAKEDFCNETFEIFDSYHALDEKFKKDYSWCPYLQLLPVIGADCNVYSCQDKAYNLQEGLIGSIGGSARFSDFWCAAKANFFKINPSKVCNHHCVANEKNLLVHDYLEANMEHLGFV; this comes from the coding sequence ATGAGCCGGCTATACACCAAAATGAAGATTTTCCACTTTAAGGAAAAACTGGACTCGCTGCCCATTGAGCGTCCTGAGATTCTACCTCCAATTCATATACGAATAAAGCCTACAAATGTCTGCAATCACAACTGCCGATACTGCGCCTACAAGGCCGATAATCTTCAACTCGGTAAGGATATGAACCGGAGGGATTTTATCGCCCGTGACAAAATGCTTGAAATCATACACGACATCATAGATATGGGAGTTAAGGCAGTTACTTTTAGCGGAGGAGGTGAGCCTCTGGTCTATCCATACATTACAGAGGCGGCGCTGACGCTTGCAGCCTCCGGAGTTAAAATTGCCACTTTGACAAACGGAGCAAATCTAATGGGAGAGACTGCCGAGGTGTTTGCTCAATCGGCTACCTGGGTGCGGGTGTCAATGGACGGCTACGACGACGAAAGTTACAGCCGCTACCGAGGCGTTAAACACGGTGAGTTTACAAAAATTATGAGAAATCTGCGAGATTTCAAAAAACTTGGTGGCAAATGCTACCTTGGTGTAAGTTTTATCGTAGATAAAGACAACTGCAGCAAAGTCTATGCGTTTACGGAAAAACTCAGGGAGGTTGGAGTTGACAGCGTTAAAGTATCCCCCTGTATTGTCAGCAACGAGGGCGCTGAGAACAACGCCTATCATAAGCCGTTTTTTGAATTAGTTAAGGAACAGGTTGCCAGAGCCAAGGAGGATTTCTGTAACGAAACCTTTGAGATATTTGACTCCTATCACGCCCTTGACGAAAAGTTTAAAAAAGATTATTCATGGTGTCCGTATCTTCAGTTACTGCCGGTAATAGGGGCCGACTGTAACGTCTATTCCTGTCAGGATAAGGCTTATAACCTTCAAGAGGGGCTGATTGGCTCTATTGGAGGATCTGCTCGCTTTAGCGATTTTTGGTGTGCTGCTAAAGCGAACTTTTTTAAAATAAACCCGTCAAAAGTCTGCAATCATCACTGTGTCGCAAACGAGAAAAACCTGCTCGTGCACGATTACCTTGAGGCTAACATGGAACACCTTGGGTTTGTGTAG
- a CDS encoding radical SAM protein has protein sequence MRDMIQKLKHFAYHAKVIKRKKKLISKILSGYYKTLVLRENALRTIEFSLLAECNSKCQMCYASKIKKHDDEYLTVKEIAGIWQQASRLGAFSVILSGGEPTLRKDLFDILAVMDPENTIIALVTNSLNLNRSFLSDLKKAGIETIHLSLDSTTEEINDTIRGAKGHYKKVINSIEEAKSLGINVCLSTVIMHDGLPKMKEMVTFAKEHKIGIVFSLACVSGNWTDEKDVLLTPDEWQYVQQYMKENPHIRSDWTINFSMKQECPGGREKVSISPYGEVTGCAMNYVSFGNVRELPLETIWKRMCNFPDFKRRSRDCLIGADHRYIDTFIRPLSDSVVPVRIDKHPLNPIESTALDNR, from the coding sequence ATGAGAGATATGATTCAAAAACTCAAGCATTTTGCATACCACGCAAAGGTAATAAAACGAAAAAAGAAGCTGATTTCTAAAATCCTGTCGGGTTATTACAAGACACTTGTGCTAAGAGAAAATGCGCTAAGGACAATAGAGTTTTCACTGCTTGCCGAGTGCAATTCAAAGTGTCAGATGTGTTATGCCTCTAAGATTAAAAAACACGACGATGAATACCTAACCGTAAAAGAGATTGCCGGCATATGGCAGCAAGCCTCCCGACTGGGAGCGTTTTCCGTGATTTTATCAGGTGGTGAGCCTACCCTAAGAAAAGACCTGTTTGATATTCTTGCGGTTATGGACCCGGAAAATACAATTATCGCCCTTGTTACAAACTCCCTTAATCTTAACAGAAGTTTCCTTTCGGATTTGAAAAAGGCCGGCATAGAAACCATTCATCTGAGTTTGGACAGCACAACAGAAGAGATAAACGACACAATAAGAGGTGCTAAGGGGCATTACAAAAAGGTAATCAATTCCATCGAGGAGGCTAAGAGTCTTGGCATTAACGTCTGTTTGAGTACTGTTATCATGCACGATGGGCTACCTAAGATGAAAGAGATGGTTACCTTTGCGAAGGAACACAAAATTGGCATAGTGTTTTCTCTGGCATGTGTCTCTGGAAACTGGACTGACGAAAAGGATGTTCTCTTAACGCCTGATGAGTGGCAGTATGTGCAGCAGTATATGAAGGAAAATCCGCATATACGCTCCGACTGGACTATAAATTTTTCAATGAAGCAGGAATGCCCAGGTGGCAGAGAAAAGGTCAGCATCTCTCCCTATGGCGAGGTTACAGGGTGTGCCATGAACTATGTCTCCTTTGGCAATGTCAGAGAACTCCCCCTTGAAACCATTTGGAAACGGATGTGTAATTTCCCTGATTTTAAACGAAGAAGCAGAGATTGTCTGATAGGCGCAGACCATCGGTATATAGATACATTCATCCGCCCACTGTCTGACTCCGTGGTCCCCGTCCGCATTGACAAACATCCTCTGAACCCGATAGAATCCACCGCTTTAGACAACCGTTGA
- a CDS encoding B12-binding domain-containing radical SAM protein has product MDNAKTEVVLIQPSNSVTGSFIKMLPIGLLYASSEIVKKGVKVHILDLRFQHLTWKNALSKVVNDRTLIVGITVMTGVAISDSLNISQFVKANYPGVYVVWGGPHPTSNPRGILSEHSIDFLIRGYGSEPFLQLYNNLTEAKDAAGLNTIPGLSYRDSHGSAIDNEPANTFEFIDYRDIPYHLIADFSMYKHMDTNEKVFPMYSVMGCPYKCAFCSSPAQYAKIGKKWQPYSITEVVSHIKMVQETYGATYIYFIDDDSFVDLRHVEAIIDELARLDIKVKLGFRGARINEIIKMSDEFIKKLVDAGTNSMHVGVESGSDRLLTLMKKNTTVEQILEVNRKLAKHPSLKVFYNFIVGFPTETIEETTMTRDLILKLIEDNPSCYIIPLNKPRPLPGTGLYELALKHGYKGPETLHQWADYEVESSNYKPVWLTDEHNMFIRMMFLSMYFIDDKIFKLSETHSFKYALLKGMASLYKPVAMFRFSRGVHRFLFEDYLYGLYSKTEDLVRLLSKIPSTVKQEKS; this is encoded by the coding sequence ATGGACAATGCAAAGACAGAGGTAGTGTTAATTCAGCCGAGTAACTCAGTAACCGGCTCTTTTATAAAAATGCTGCCCATCGGACTTCTCTACGCCTCAAGTGAGATAGTGAAAAAAGGCGTAAAGGTTCATATTCTTGATTTAAGATTTCAACATTTAACATGGAAAAACGCTCTGTCAAAAGTCGTAAACGACAGAACGCTGATTGTTGGAATTACGGTGATGACAGGAGTCGCTATCTCTGACAGCTTAAACATAAGCCAGTTTGTAAAAGCTAATTACCCCGGGGTTTATGTTGTCTGGGGAGGGCCGCATCCGACGTCAAATCCGCGCGGAATACTCTCTGAGCACTCGATTGATTTTCTAATCCGCGGTTATGGCTCTGAGCCTTTTTTGCAGCTATATAATAACCTGACAGAGGCGAAAGACGCTGCAGGATTAAATACGATACCCGGGCTTTCTTACAGAGATTCCCATGGCAGCGCTATTGATAACGAGCCCGCTAACACGTTTGAATTCATAGACTACCGCGATATACCGTATCACCTGATAGCGGATTTTTCCATGTACAAGCATATGGATACAAATGAGAAAGTGTTTCCGATGTACAGTGTGATGGGCTGCCCGTATAAGTGTGCGTTTTGCAGCTCTCCGGCACAGTACGCTAAAATCGGGAAAAAGTGGCAGCCATATTCCATCACTGAGGTGGTCTCTCATATCAAGATGGTGCAAGAAACATACGGGGCAACGTATATTTACTTTATAGACGACGATTCCTTTGTCGATCTCAGACACGTGGAGGCAATAATAGACGAGCTTGCGCGGCTTGATATCAAAGTAAAATTAGGGTTTCGCGGCGCCCGTATAAATGAAATAATCAAAATGAGCGACGAGTTTATTAAAAAACTGGTCGATGCCGGCACAAACTCCATGCACGTGGGAGTTGAGTCGGGCTCGGACAGGCTTCTTACGCTTATGAAGAAAAACACCACAGTTGAACAGATTCTGGAGGTGAACAGAAAACTCGCAAAACATCCGTCATTAAAGGTGTTCTATAATTTCATTGTCGGCTTTCCTACTGAGACGATAGAAGAGACCACTATGACAAGAGACCTTATCCTCAAACTAATTGAAGATAACCCATCCTGTTACATCATTCCGCTTAACAAACCTCGCCCATTGCCTGGAACAGGGCTCTATGAGCTTGCCCTCAAGCACGGCTATAAAGGCCCGGAAACTCTGCACCAATGGGCTGATTATGAGGTTGAGTCCTCTAACTACAAACCCGTTTGGTTAACAGATGAGCATAACATGTTTATACGAATGATGTTTCTTTCCATGTACTTTATAGACGACAAGATTTTTAAGCTTTCCGAAACCCACAGTTTTAAATATGCGTTGTTAAAGGGGATGGCATCACTCTATAAACCGGTGGCGATGTTTAGGTTTAGCCGCGGCGTCCACAGGTTTTTGTTTGAGGATTATTTGTACGGGCTTTATAGCAAGACGGAGGATTTAGTCAGACTTCTGTCAAAAATTCCTTCTACAGTAAAACAAGAAAAGTCCTGA
- a CDS encoding glycosyltransferase family 9 protein yields MNLFTIRKLDETLGDIICVVLGWLLIIKRAVFPPAALPPDQVKTILCQKYFGMGSILNTLPALSRLKDHYPNAKVILITLKENEAAAQLCTMFDEVLILDITTLTGFLKSCTNIIYSLVRRKINISLDFEFYAMFTLIISFFSFADIKVGLHLRNIRPEGILTHKIHYNPYKHISEIYLNYCAALGIPIKKVDYKSLLPSFKNTALFSDKFNLPNTAKIITINVNCGDLFLHRRWPSQHFITLIRLMIENYPQMSYVVIGGKSEAGYVNGIVDTLGHHSSKIINCAGKTSIEELFALIEMSYLLITNDSGPLHIGSFYGINVAAFFGPETPVVYGPVNNNALVFQPENKYCSPCLNVYDSKKCLYREQCHENTCLTEINPETVYKAIESRFLLHL; encoded by the coding sequence ATGAATTTGTTTACAATAAGAAAGCTGGACGAAACATTAGGAGATATCATCTGTGTAGTGTTAGGCTGGCTTTTAATAATTAAGAGGGCAGTGTTTCCCCCTGCCGCATTGCCCCCCGATCAGGTTAAAACCATATTGTGCCAGAAATACTTTGGCATGGGCAGTATTTTAAATACGCTCCCTGCACTCAGCCGCTTAAAGGACCACTATCCAAATGCGAAAGTTATACTGATAACTCTAAAGGAAAATGAAGCTGCTGCCCAGCTTTGCACTATGTTTGACGAGGTGCTTATTTTAGATATCACTACTCTGACAGGTTTTCTAAAAAGCTGTACAAACATCATATATTCTCTTGTTAGAAGGAAAATTAATATCTCTTTGGATTTTGAATTTTATGCTATGTTTACTCTGATTATATCTTTTTTCTCTTTTGCCGATATCAAGGTCGGTCTGCACTTAAGGAACATCCGTCCGGAGGGGATTCTTACTCACAAAATCCATTACAATCCATACAAACATATCTCCGAGATATATTTAAACTACTGCGCTGCACTGGGAATACCCATAAAAAAGGTTGATTATAAATCACTCTTGCCGTCTTTTAAAAACACTGCACTTTTTAGTGATAAGTTTAACCTCCCCAATACTGCAAAGATAATAACAATCAATGTAAATTGTGGAGACCTGTTTCTCCACAGACGATGGCCCAGTCAACACTTTATAACACTGATACGGCTTATGATAGAGAACTATCCACAAATGTCTTATGTTGTGATAGGCGGAAAGTCTGAGGCCGGATACGTTAATGGAATAGTAGATACACTTGGGCACCATAGCAGTAAGATTATTAATTGCGCCGGTAAAACCTCAATTGAGGAGTTGTTTGCATTGATAGAAATGTCATACTTACTAATAACCAACGACAGCGGCCCACTGCATATCGGTTCGTTTTACGGCATAAATGTTGCTGCGTTTTTTGGCCCTGAAACTCCGGTAGTTTACGGTCCGGTCAATAATAATGCCCTGGTTTTTCAACCTGAAAACAAATACTGTTCTCCCTGCTTGAACGTATATGACAGTAAGAAGTGTTTGTACAGAGAGCAGTGCCATGAAAACACATGTCTTACAGAGATTAATCCTGAAACTGTTTACAAAGCGATAGAGAGCAGATTTTTACTACATCTATGA